The genomic region TGCGCAGGGCAAGGAACAGGATCAGCAACACGTTGATGCCCGGCACAAAGAGCAGTATGGCCAGCGGCCAGGGCAGGTTGACGTCGTTGAGGCGCTTTACGCTGAGGGCAAGGCTGCTCCACAGATTGAAAAAGCCCACCGCCATAAAGGCGAAGCCCGCAAAGGTCAGCCTTGCCTGGTCTTCTCCGGCAACCACCGCCCAGTAAACACTCAAACAGAACAGGATGATCTGGAACAGGATGGATAGGGTGTAGGACTGCCGGGCGATACGGCCGGAGAAGCCGAAAAACAGCCATAACAGACCGGGGGCGTCATCCCGTTTGTCTTCCGGCGCATAACCCGGTTTGCGCTTTTGCGCCGCCATGAAACCTCCCCGTAACCCTGGATGGCCGTAACACTGAATGGTTTGTGTTTACAGGACAACATAGCAGGACCGAACCGGAGTGAAAACCGTGGCGCAAAACGGGACGATCAATTCAACCTGTTGAAAAATAGGGAAAAAACAAGCCTTGTGACGGAATGCACATCATCAGGCCACCGCCAAAGCTAGATTGCAGTCATCGAAGGCGGAAGCAGAACCGCCAAGATGAAACCGGAACGAAAACAACAGGAGAGAGTCATGAACACTTTCAAGAAAACCATCGTCGCCATCGCCGCCGCATCCACCCTTGCGGTTGCCGCAGCACCTGCCTATGCCGGCCCGCCCGCCTGGCAGAAGCCCTTCGTTAAAGGCCTCGGCTTCGGTGTTGGCCTGGGCATCGCAGGCGCCATCTTCCAGCCGCGCCCCCAGACGATTGTTGTCCAGCAGCAGCCGGTTTGCGGCCAGTATCCGGTCCGCAACGCCTACGGCCAGGTCGTCGGCTATCAGACCATCTGCCAGTAAGAACAGCTGCCCTGCCGCGGGACTTGAAGACCCGCGGTAGCACGGCACCCCCATTGCGGACCCGGACCGGACTGGCCGGATAACGCCCCAAACGGACGGAAAAGTTCGGGTTCGCAACACCCAGGGAAGCTTTGCCGGCAGAAGCGCAGACTGCTTCACCCGCCAAAGCCTCCGGTGTAGACAAAGTGGGATTGCCTCTCGCAGCTTTCTCTCTCTCCGATGCGAGAGGAATGCCAATTAACCCCCGGATGTTCTTTCGTCCGGGGGTTTTACGTTGCAGGCAACATTGGGCCGGTTCAGTCCCGCAGCAACTCGTTGATGCCGGTTTTCGAGCGGGTCTGCTCATCGACGGTCTTGACGATCACCGCACAGTAAAGCGACGGGCCGGCATCGCCATTGGGCAGCGCCTTGCCTGGCATCGCACCGGCCACCACCACCGAGTAGGGCGGCACTTCGCCATACAGGACTTCGCCGGTTGCCCGGTTCACGATCTTCGTCGACTTGCCGATATAAACACCCATGCCGAGCACCGAGCCCTCGCGCACGATGCAGCCCTCGACCACTTCAGAACGTGCCCCGATGAAGCAGTTGTCCTCGATAATGGTCGGCCCGGCCTGCATGGGCTCAAGCACACCGCCAATGCCGACACCGCCGGAAAGATGCACATTCTTGCCGATCTGGGCACACGAGCCGACTGTCGCCCAGCCATCCACCATGGAGCCCTCGTCCACATAGGCCCCGAGATTGACGAAGGAAGGCATCAACACCACACCCTTGGCGATATAGGCAGACCGGCGCACGATCGAGCCCGGCACGGCGCGGAAACCGGCTGCGCGAAACTGGTTTTCCCCCCAGCCTTCGAATTTTGACGGTACCTTGTCCCACCAGGTGGCGTTGCCATTGCCGCCGGGGATGACTTCCATATCGTTGAGACGGAAGGACAAAAGCACCGCCTTTTTCAACCATTGATGCACCGTCCAGGCACCGTCCCCGGCCCGCGAGGCAACCCGCGCCTGGCCGCTGTCGAGCAGGTTGAGCGCTTCCTCGACCGCTTCGCGCACCTCGCCGGTGGTGCTGATGGTAATCGCGTCGCGTTCCTCAAAGGCCTTCTCAATGATGCTTTCCAGAGCGGAATGATCAGCCGCGGTGGCGGATTGGGACATTTCTTAACTCCTGCTTCGGTAGATTCCTGCGGCTTTGCTGCACAGATTCGCCGTCCTGATTTCACTGTGACGTGAACCGGATCGGTTTGAATTCGCGGCGAAGCTATGCGAACTCTGCCGAAGGGTCAATCAAGCGGGTTGCGGACCGGAAAATGTTTCGACAATGACCTTATGTACCCGATAAACCAGCCGCCGGAGCCTGCAAAACGACATCGACTGGGCTTGCGCCGTCAACGTTTGGCGCTTCGGCAACAATGACAGGATCAAAATGAGTCAATCCACCCGAAAGATGCATCGCGGGCCGCTGGTCCCTTCACCGGAAGATGTCGAGAAATCCCACAAGGTTCCCGATACGCCGCAGACCCGTGCCCCGGCCTACCGTCTTGCCTTTGATGACAAGGATTTTCTTTGCCGTGAGGAGCTACGCCCTGTCCGCCTGCAGCTTGAATTGCTGAAACCTGAAATGATCCTTTCCGAGCGCGGCGTGGATTCGACCGTGGTCCTGTTCGGCGGTGCGCGCATTCCCGAACCCGGCAAGGAAGCTTGGGCGGCCAAGAATGAGGTTCAGAAGAAAAACCTGGAGGCCAATGCCCAATATTATGTTGAAGCGCGGGAGTTTGCCCGCCTGGCCTCGCTCTATTCAGCAAAAACCTACAACAAGGAAATGGTGGTGTGTACCGGCGGCGGGCCCGGCGTGATGGAGGCAGGCTCGCGCGGCGCCGATGATGTGGGTGCACCCTCGATCGGACTCAACATTGTGTTGCCCCACGAGCAGGCACCCAATGAATACGTCACCCCCGATCTGTGCTTCAACTTCCACTATTTTGCGATCCGCAAGATGCATTTCCTGATGCGCGCCAAGGCGATTGCCGTCTTCCCCGGCGGGTTTGGAACCATGGATGAAATGTTCGAGGCGCTGACCCTGATCCAGACCAAGCGCATGGATCCGGTGCCCTTTTTGCTGTTCGGCAAATCATTTTGGACCTCGATCATCCATTTCGACGAGCTTGCACGCCAGGGCACCATTTCTCCTGGAGACCTCGATCTGTTCCATTTCGTCGATACCGCAAAGGAAGGCTGGGAGTTGATCGTAAATCACTACGAGCTTCCCCGGGCCTGATCGTTCCCCGGTTCGAAGCCTGCCGCACCGGATTACCGGGAAAGCTTGCCCGGATTTCCCCGGATCGGGCGAAACGGCCGAATCCCTGATTTCGTAACCAAGGGTAACCTTGCCACTATTGTGTCCCATTTGGCCCCTTTGGCGGGCAATACGAGGGCTGCTAAAATTGTCTTGTTTTTGAAGATAGTCCGCTAACTGTCAGAAACAAAAAGAGAATAAAAAACACTCACGTTTCGTGACAAAATACACATTCCTAACAATTTTCAGGCCTTAAATTGCAACCAACCGGTGGCCATATGCGTTACCGGAAGGACGGAACCGAAATGTTCTGCCAACGGTACAACGGTTACCACGGGCGTTAAATACAGGGAGCAAGGCATGGCCTCGCAGTTCTACATTCCAAAAAATCATTCCGCTTCGCAAGGCGAACGCCGGAACGGCTTTGGTGAACGTGCTTCCTGCACCCCTGAACTGGGCGTCCAGCCGTTCAACCGTGACTGTGTTGTTCTCGCCTTCGGCAAGCATGCCCGGGTGAAGGATGGCCAGCAGCTGGCCGGCACCGGTGCACTCGTCTTCGAGGGCGAAGTCCTCGAACTGCCTGCCTGGAACTGAGCTTTCACAAAAACCTGAGTTGGATACAACCTAGGGCTGGGCGGGTTCCTTCGGCCTGTGAACGATTGTCACCAGCACGAAGGAAATGATCATCAGCAGGTACCAAGCACCCAGCTTGGCCGGGGAAACCATGGTCCAGCCTTGCAATTGCGTGGGATACAGCCAGGCTTTTGAGACGGTGCCTAGGTTTTCCGCAAACCAGATGAACAGCGCGACCAGTCCGAATCCGAGCAGCAACGGCATTTTATGGGTATGGCGGAAGACCCGGTAATGAACGAAACAGCGCCAGTAGAGCACTGCGGTTGCGGCAAACAGCAGCCAGCGGAAATCCCAAATGAAATGATGCACAAAAAAGTTCACGTAAATCGCTATGGCAAGCACCATCGTGTGCCAATGCCTTGGATAGTGCGTGTAGCGCATGTCGAACAAGCGGCTGATGCGTGCAAGATAGCTGCCGACGGCGGCATACATGAAGCCTGAAAACAACGGCACGCCGCCGATGCGAAACAGGTTTTCTTCCGGATAAATCCAGGATCCGGCATGAGTCTTGAAGATTTCCATGGCCGTGCCGACGATGTGAAAAATCAGGATTACCTTCGCTTCATCCCAGGTCTCCAGCCTGCCCAACACCATGACAAGCTGGATGGTGAGCGCTGCCAAAAACAGAAAATCGTAGCGTGTCAGCCACGCACTGTCCGGGTAGGCAAGATGGGTGCCGATGATCAGAGCCAGCATCAGCCCGCCAAAGAGACAGGCCCATGCCTGCTTTAACCCGAACACCAAAAACTCAACCAGCGCGCCGTAGATGCCACGCTCCGGCAGTGCATCGAGCAGCCGGTGTGCCTGCTGGTCTATCGCCTTTTCAAGGGAGGTGAAGCGCCTCATGCAGGATTTCTGGCAGGCCCGATGGCTTCCAATACGTCCGCGAGGAAATCATCAAGGTGGTCGGTCACATGATCGATGTGAGGCGCGTCGCCGCCTGCAAGTTCCCATTGTTCGGCCGAGTGGGTCGAACCTGACCGCGGCACGATGAGCACGGTTACCATGCCCAGATCCTTGGGGACTTCAAGATTGCGCGGCATGTCCTCGAACATGACCGCTTCAACCGGGTGGACCACATGGGCCTTCAGGAATTTCTCGTAGGGGCCGCGTGCCGGCTTCGGCTCGAAATCGGCAGCAACAATGTCAAACATGCTGTCGAAAACCGGCTCAATGCCAATGGCGCGCAGGGTGTTTTCGGCATGCCGCACATCGCCATTGGTGAAAATGTGTTTGCGTCCGGGCAGAGAGGCGATCAGTTCGCCCAGCGCCGGATTTGCCTCCACCTCACCATAGTCGATGTCATGCACATGGGCGAGATAGTCATGGGGGTCGATGCTGTATTCCATCATCAGCCCGTTGAGGGTGGTGCCGTGATCGCGATAAAGCTGCTTTTGCAGCTTGCGTGCCTCGTCTTTTGCCAGCCCCGTCAATGACGCCACATAGTCGGTCATCTTCCAGTCGATCTGCTTGAACAGATCGGTGTGGCGGGGATAGAGCGTGTTGTCGAGGTCGAACACCCACTCGGTGATATTACTGAAAGCGTCTTTCATGATCGGTGCTATAACCGATCGTCCACCAACCCGCCAGAAGCCCATTCCCGGTTATTGTCCAAATGGAGATACTCTACGAGCCCTGGGTGCTGATCACGCTTTGCGCGGCGTTTCTGCAGAACATTCGCTCCTCGCTGCAAAAGCACCTGAAGGGCGTGATGGGAACGGCAGGCGCGACCTTCGTGCGCTTTGGTTTCGGTGTTCCGGTGGCGTTCTTGCTGTTGTTCTTGCTGCTGCAAGTGCAGGGCAAACCGCTCCCTGCACTTAGTGCCTCCTTTGCCGCCTGGGTAGCCGTGGCCGCCTTGGCGCAAATCATCGCTCAGGCGCTGTTGATAGCCGTCTTTTCCTACCAGAATTTCGTCGTTGGCTCTGCTTATTCGCGCACCGAGCCAATACAGGCTGCCCTTTTCGGTCTCGTTTTTCTGGGGGAATTTGCAACCACCGGCGTCCTGATTGCCATCGCGATTGCCATGGCCGGTGTCATGTTGATGTCGGTGGCAAAAACCCGGGTAACGCCGCTTTCCCTTGTCACGGGCCTCCTGTCACCCGGGGCGGGAATGGGGCTGCTTTCCGGCGCCTTCTTCGGCCTTGCTGCGGTCTGTTATCGCGGTGCTTCCCTGTCCCTTGAAGGGCCGGGTTACATGATCCAGGCAGCCGTGACCCTGTGTGTGGCGATTACCCTGCAGTCGGTTCTGCTCGCTGCATGGATTGCCTGGCGCAATCCCGGGGAGTTTTCCGCCATCGCAAGCGCCTGGAAGCCCTCTGCGCTGGTCGGCCTTGTCGGCGCGCTCGCCTCCTTCGGCTGGTTTGCCGCCATGACCCTTCAGCAGGCATCAGTGGTAAAGACCCTGGCCCAGGTGGAAATCCTTTTCACCATGGCGACGTCCTGGTTCGTTTTTCGCGAGCGCATTACGGCAACCGAACTCATGGGCGTTTTTCTGGTTACCGCCGGGATACTCGCCCTGTTGTGGTTTGGTTAGGCTGTATTGACACTCAGGACGGCAAAATCAGCGTTCCCGCGCCGTGCTCGGTGAACAGTTCGAGCAGCACTGCATGGGGCGTCTTGCCGTTTAGAATGACGACGCCCTCCACGCCCTTTTCAATCGCCTCAATACAGGTTTCCACCTTGGGGATCATGCCGCCGGCAATGGTCCCGTCCCTGATCATTGCCTTGCACTGGGTAGCCGTGAGTTCCTTCTGGACGTTCTTGTCCTTGTCCATCACGCCGGGGACATCGGTCAAAAACAGCAGCCGCTTGGCGCTCAGCGCCCCGGCAATCGCGCCGGCAAAGGTATCGGCATTGATGTTGTAAGTATGGCCATCCCGGCCCGGCGCCACCGGCGCAATCACGGGGATCATCTCCGAACGGGCCAGCAGGTCGAGCAGGGTGCGATCCACTTCAGTGACGTGGCCGACAAACCCCAGATCGAGCATTTTTTCGATGTTGGAGTCCGGATCAATGACGGTCTTCTTCGCCTTTTCCGCGAACACCATGTTACCGTCCTTGCCACAGAGGCCGATCGCCCATTCGCCCTCGGCATTGATCATGGCGACGATTTCCTTGTTGATGGATCCCGCCAGCACCATCTCGACGATTTCCATCGTCTTTTCATCGGTAACCCTCAAGCCGCTCTCGAAGCGCGACTGGATCTGCATCTTTTCCAGCATCTGGCCGATTTGCGGCCCGCCGCCATGGACGACGATCGGGTTGATGCCCGACTGTTTCAACAGTGCAATGTCGCGCGCAAAGGCCTGGCCCAAAAGCGCATCCCCCATGGCATGCCCGCCATACTTCACCACAACCGTGTGGTTTTCGTATTTCTGCATGTAGGGCAGGGCCTTGGACAGCAGCCTCGCCTGTTTTTCAGGTTCACTCAGATTGTCGAAGTTTTCGCTC from Salaquimonas pukyongi harbors:
- the argB gene encoding acetylglutamate kinase; protein product: MSENFDNLSEPEKQARLLSKALPYMQKYENHTVVVKYGGHAMGDALLGQAFARDIALLKQSGINPIVVHGGGPQIGQMLEKMQIQSRFESGLRVTDEKTMEIVEMVLAGSINKEIVAMINAEGEWAIGLCGKDGNMVFAEKAKKTVIDPDSNIEKMLDLGFVGHVTEVDRTLLDLLARSEMIPVIAPVAPGRDGHTYNINADTFAGAIAGALSAKRLLFLTDVPGVMDKDKNVQKELTATQCKAMIRDGTIAGGMIPKVETCIEAIEKGVEGVVILNGKTPHAVLLELFTEHGAGTLILPS
- a CDS encoding pyrimidine 5'-nucleotidase, translated to MKDAFSNITEWVFDLDNTLYPRHTDLFKQIDWKMTDYVASLTGLAKDEARKLQKQLYRDHGTTLNGLMMEYSIDPHDYLAHVHDIDYGEVEANPALGELIASLPGRKHIFTNGDVRHAENTLRAIGIEPVFDSMFDIVAADFEPKPARGPYEKFLKAHVVHPVEAVMFEDMPRNLEVPKDLGMVTVLIVPRSGSTHSAEQWELAGGDAPHIDHVTDHLDDFLADVLEAIGPARNPA
- the dapD gene encoding 2,3,4,5-tetrahydropyridine-2,6-dicarboxylate N-succinyltransferase; translation: MSQSATAADHSALESIIEKAFEERDAITISTTGEVREAVEEALNLLDSGQARVASRAGDGAWTVHQWLKKAVLLSFRLNDMEVIPGGNGNATWWDKVPSKFEGWGENQFRAAGFRAVPGSIVRRSAYIAKGVVLMPSFVNLGAYVDEGSMVDGWATVGSCAQIGKNVHLSGGVGIGGVLEPMQAGPTIIEDNCFIGARSEVVEGCIVREGSVLGMGVYIGKSTKIVNRATGEVLYGEVPPYSVVVAGAMPGKALPNGDAGPSLYCAVIVKTVDEQTRSKTGINELLRD
- a CDS encoding LOG family protein; amino-acid sequence: MHRGPLVPSPEDVEKSHKVPDTPQTRAPAYRLAFDDKDFLCREELRPVRLQLELLKPEMILSERGVDSTVVLFGGARIPEPGKEAWAAKNEVQKKNLEANAQYYVEAREFARLASLYSAKTYNKEMVVCTGGGPGVMEAGSRGADDVGAPSIGLNIVLPHEQAPNEYVTPDLCFNFHYFAIRKMHFLMRAKAIAVFPGGFGTMDEMFEALTLIQTKRMDPVPFLLFGKSFWTSIIHFDELARQGTISPGDLDLFHFVDTAKEGWELIVNHYELPRA
- a CDS encoding DUF805 domain-containing protein, whose protein sequence is MAAQKRKPGYAPEDKRDDAPGLLWLFFGFSGRIARQSYTLSILFQIILFCLSVYWAVVAGEDQARLTFAGFAFMAVGFFNLWSSLALSVKRLNDVNLPWPLAILLFVPGINVLLILFLALRKSHPQTNHHGPPPFGEPDDISRDPPSQSSRFGR
- a CDS encoding EamA family transporter, whose amino-acid sequence is MEILYEPWVLITLCAAFLQNIRSSLQKHLKGVMGTAGATFVRFGFGVPVAFLLLFLLLQVQGKPLPALSASFAAWVAVAALAQIIAQALLIAVFSYQNFVVGSAYSRTEPIQAALFGLVFLGEFATTGVLIAIAIAMAGVMLMSVAKTRVTPLSLVTGLLSPGAGMGLLSGAFFGLAAVCYRGASLSLEGPGYMIQAAVTLCVAITLQSVLLAAWIAWRNPGEFSAIASAWKPSALVGLVGALASFGWFAAMTLQQASVVKTLAQVEILFTMATSWFVFRERITATELMGVFLVTAGILALLWFG
- a CDS encoding DUF817 domain-containing protein → MRRFTSLEKAIDQQAHRLLDALPERGIYGALVEFLVFGLKQAWACLFGGLMLALIIGTHLAYPDSAWLTRYDFLFLAALTIQLVMVLGRLETWDEAKVILIFHIVGTAMEIFKTHAGSWIYPEENLFRIGGVPLFSGFMYAAVGSYLARISRLFDMRYTHYPRHWHTMVLAIAIYVNFFVHHFIWDFRWLLFAATAVLYWRCFVHYRVFRHTHKMPLLLGFGLVALFIWFAENLGTVSKAWLYPTQLQGWTMVSPAKLGAWYLLMIISFVLVTIVHRPKEPAQP